The genome window TATGTCCCAAACTGTTTTATCTGGGACACTGTATGATCTATCAATAATTTAAGGTTGCATTTTCTTCTCATGGCACGTTTTATCCAGGTCTCCTGGAAACAAGTAATTGCAATACTGACATAAGGCACAGAATGGACATGCTGACTAATCTCAGCTGTCTTTCTCCATTTATCATTCtgattctgttttctcattcCTACAGGACAGCCATACAATTCCCCACGGAGAACAGTACAGGGGTGACCGAGTTCATTCTTGTGGGGTTAACTAATGACCCAGAACTGCAGATCCCACTCTtcataatctttctttttatctacCTCATCACTCTGGTTGGAAACCTGGGGATAATTGGATTGATTCTGTTGGACTCTCGTCTCCACActcccatgtactttttcctcagtAGCCTCTCCCTGGTGGACGTTGGTTATTCCTCAGCTGTCACTCCCAAGGTGATGGCAAGCTTCCTCACGGGAGACAAAATCATGCCCTACAGTGCTTGTGCCACTCAGTTCTTCTTCTTTGTAGCCTTCATCACTGTGGAAAGTTTCCTCTTGGCCTcaatggcctatgaccgctacgCAGCAGTCTGTAACCCCCTCCATTACACCACCACCATGACTGCAGGTGTGTGTGCTCATCTGGCCACAGGCTCCTACGTCTCTGGTTTCCTCAATGCCTCCATCCACACGGGGAACACTTTCAGGCTCACCTTCTGTAGGTCCAACGTAGTTGACCACTTTTTCTGTGACGCTCCTCCTCTCCTGGCTCTCTCATGCTCAGACACCTACGTCAGTGAGATGGTTATTTTTCTTGTGGTGGGCTTCAACGACCTCTTCTCTATCCTGGTCATCTTGATCTCCTATTTATATTTATCACCATCCTGAGGATGCACTCACGTGATGGACATCAGAAGGCTTTTTCCACCTGTGCGTCCCACCTCACCACTGTTTCTATCTTCTATGGGACAGGCATCTTCATGTACTTACAACCCAGCTCCAGCCACTCCGTGGGCACAGACAAAGTCGCATCTGTATTCTATGCCATAGTCATTCCCAGGCTGAATCCGCTGgtctacagcctgaggaacaaaGAGGTCAAGAGTGCCTTTAAAAAGACTGTGGGGAAAGCAAGGTCTTCcataagatttatattttaattacatagaATCTACAATAAGGCAGTTTCATCCACCTCAGTTCTATATAGGGAAAATATTTACCTAATTCAGCCCACAAATTTCTAATTCCCTGAGGTAATTTACCCAACTATGTATTAAGTCTACGAAGCAAAAGACTTAAAGAATATGAGACCTAAGAAGAATAGGTCAGAAAGGATTAACTCTGAATgttgaattcttattttaaaaatctttcttaatGAAGGTGCATTGTTCTTGCAGAAGGAGaaaacatacctagggttgctgAGGAGTGGGGGGAAGGTAGAAGAGATATTGGTTGGGGGTACAggggataattgcaatttgtggtaatgggcatgctgatagtattgatctgatcatcacatccttggcacaggtggtgatggtcagctttgtatcccatgaatatacatatttaaaaaaaaatctttctgaatAAACATGCTTACCGAAAcccccacatatacacacaatcaatacacacacacacacacacacacatcattcaTGAAAAACTCATATAACCAACACACGTACATGTGGAGAAATTATTTCAAGACATACGTCAGATAGGTCTTTATACTAGACCTATAGGTATTTATActagaatttaaattaattactttGGTGTCTGAGATCACATTCTTAATATAAACAATTTGACTTATTTAGTGGAAATAATGTATGTAGGTATAGTTTTTAAGAACTAcatttcaactttttctttttgtatatgaaaatacaataggctttatatttttaaaaattaagctttaTAAAAAAACTCCCAAAGATCCCAAGTGAAGATTTATTGTTGCTTctttgtttgttcttatttttaaatataataaatgccTTTACATAGGCATTTATTATACAAGCTAAACTTTCATATTAGTGAATCattatctaaaaataatatttatatgacaattttaatagtgaaaacataacataatataggaaaaagaaaaggatgataAAGGTATATCTTATTTGTAATTGACAATTAATAATTGTATGTACTTATGGGGTATAATGTGATGTCTTGATGcatatatacattgtagaatgatcaaatcaggttagtTCGCATACcattacctcaaatatttatgACTTATTTTTcgtgaaaacacttaaaatccttttttttagctattttgaaatatacgttattattaattgtattcaccatgctgtgcaatagtcaccagaaattattcctcctgcttaactgaaactttgtacttgTCAACCAACAGTTCCCCTTTTCCCATTTACACCTCCCACCCTGCCTCCAGTAAACACCATTATCCTATACTTCTGGGAGTTCAACGATCCACAATTaggtatcacctcacacctggtAGATTTGCTACTTCCAAAACGACAGAAGACAACGAGTGTTGACGAGGATGTAAAGAAAAGGGAGCCTTTATACCCTATCAGGGGTATTGCAAAGTAGGACAGCCATTTTGAAAAAGTATGGAGGctccttgaaaaattaaaaatagaattactattgacccagcaatcccatttctgggtctatacccaaacgaattatatatttaattttggatATTAAGTACCAATCATTACAATAGTATTAATaacatttatatgtaaatgtTATGAATTTCTTAATATACACATCTGCTAATATTTTGAGTCTCCTcgtgttaacattttttaatataaatatgcatCTGCAACTTTCCTCAGATTTGTAAAGTTTGGGCCcattatttctcaaatattctttctgcccacttatctctttcctctccttcttgaACTCCCCTAGTATCCCACAGGTCTCTAAGACTCTGTTTATTtattaccattattttaaaatctacataTCTACTTTTTAATTAGTGAACACTTTATATACTTAATGTGTacaacattttttgaaatatatatacatgtggaaAGGCAACATCAGAAAGGCTAATtaatatgcattacctcacatagttactatATTTTGTGGTGACAACACTTAAGACCTagtctcttagcaattttcaagtatgccATTATGTGCAATAGATTTCTGAACTTATTCTTCCCATATAACTGACATTTTGTGTCCTTCGAACAATATCtccccagagcccaggctgcactccctggtaaccaccattctactctctacttacgTGAGGTCTACATATAAATGAGACCAcacagtacttgtctttctgtgcatggtTTATTTCAAACATAATGTACTCTGGGCTCATCTACCTTGTTGcaaatgacaatattttcttgttttttaagggTGAATAGTATTCGATTGGGTCTACATAGCACACTTTCTTTATTGATGCATATTTTTACGGAcacataggttgattccatattttggctattggaaataatgctgcaattaacatgAAACCGCAcacatctctttgacatactgatttcacaTTCTTTGAGTATtacctttttcatgtttctgaagATATAagcttagatcattgattttatgtttttattctctttcagtATAAGCATTTCATGCTGTACATTTCCCAATAAGCGCTCCTTTATCtgcattctaattattttttgttttcattttcattcaattaaaaatattgtctttattttctttatgatttccaTGTGGATTCATGGATTATTGAGAAGTAGGTTGTCTAATTTTCAGACATTTGGAGATTCTCCAGATATCTTTGTGTAATGGATCTCTAGTCTAATTCCATTGTGGTTCAAGAACAAATGTtatataatttcaattcttttcaatgttttaaatactttttatggTCAAATATGATCTAGCCTGGTGAATACTTTGCACTTCAAAAGAATGTGAATTCTGCTGTTATTTGGTCACATCTTTCAATGTCAACTAGAACAAGTAGATTGATGATGTTCAGTTCTATGCCCTTATTGATTTTCTGAACttgttttataaattaccaagaaaGGTTTGTTGAAGTCTCTGTCTTAGTCcacttgggctgctataacagaaaactaTACGCTGGGTGGCTTTTGAAAACAAGAATTTATTCTTCACAAATCTGGAGGCtcggaagttcaagatcaaggtatgGGGAGATTTGGcgtctggtgaggacccattTCCCGGTTCATAGAaggttgtcttctcactgtgtcctcacaaagTGGAAAGAGTGAAGGAGCTCTCAGGGGTCTCTTTTATTAGGGCACTAGTCTCAAAGGCCTCTCAGGGGCCCTACCTCTTGTACCATAACATTGGGAATTAGGATTTCAACTTATGAACTTTGGgagaacacaaacatttagtctatAGCAGTCtctctatattttcctttcagttctattagtttcaattttatatattttgtagcTTTGCTATTAGGTGTGAGCAAACAGAGGTGCTATGTCTTCTTGTAGAgctgacccctttatcattatgtcaCATTCCTTCCTTTCCCAGGTAATGTTTgttgttctgaagtctactttttcttatatttttaatataccaATTCCAGCTTTGTTTATTAGTATTTTCATTGTAATTGTTTTTGTAGCCTTTTATTACATAGGCTAGtattagatttttatatttaacatgGGTTTTTTACAGACAGCATAAAGTTGGatcttgttattttaaaaatcatatctgACATTCTATCTTTCAATTTGGTAGGCTTACactatatttaatgtaattattaacattgtgaattaaaatatattttcctagtttttttctgttttacccattctttttttcctcttttttcctgctttttcaattcagtaaatattttttattccattttacctCCACTATTGACTTACTAtttacatgctttttaaaaaatattttaggtgtCCTAGTGTTTACCATACAGATCTTGGATTAATCAAGGTCTACTTTGAAATAATATCATACCATTTTGTAAGTAGTGTAAGGACCTTCTAACAGTGTACTGCCAATTATTTCCTCCAGTACTTTATACTCTTgttgttatacattttatttaaaatagtctattaatATGCAGTACCTTGCTATTATATATGCTTTAgagaattatcttttaaagaaattaaacatagttTAATTAAacatagtttgatataatcacatttgtttatttttcctttggttgtccgtgcttttgtggtcgtattcatgaaggctgtgtacagtcctatttcctgaagtgtttctcctatgtttctttaagaagttttattgtttcagggtgtacacttaattctttagtccattttgagttgattttggtacatggtgagaggtgggtctagtttcattctcctgcatatggatatccagttatcccagcaccatttgctgaagaggcagtctcttccccagtgaataggcttgatgcctttgtcaaatatcagatggctgtaggtgtgtgggttgatttctggattctctattctattccactaatcagtgtgtctgtttttatgccagtaccatgctgttttgcttattatagctttgtagtatagggtaaagtcaggtagtgttatgcctccagctttatttatttatttatttttgctcagcattgctttggctatgcgtggtcttttgttattccatataaatgtttcgattgtttttttccatttctgataaaaatgtcattggaattttgatggggcttgcattgaatttgtatgtcactttgggtagtatggacattttcccaatgttgattcttccattccaagagcatgagtatcctctctaatttctctcagcagtggtttgtagttctcatgatagagatttttcacatccttggttaactaattcctaagtattttattttttgggtggctattgtaaatgggcaagctttcttgatttctctttctgcatgtttactattggagaatagaaatgctactaatttttgtgtgttgattttgtatcctgctactgtgctgaaatcatttatcaactcctaattgtttttttttgtagaggctttaggctgttctatttataggatcatgccatctgcaaacagggacagtttgacttcatattttccaatctgggtgccctttatttccttctcttctctgattgctcttgctaatacttccagcactatgttgaataggagtggtgagagtgggcatccttatctagttcctgttcttaaaggaaaagcttttagcttttcctcattcaggatgatttcctgcagtgggtttatcatatatggttttaattatgttgagataatttctatctatacctaacttatagagtctttgtcatgaatgagtgttgaattttatcaaatgcttttttagcatctatagagatgaccatatggtccttgtgtttgattttattaatacggtgtatcacatttattgatgtgcatgtattgaaccaaccttgcatcccagggatgaatcccacttgatcgtggtgaatcattttacgtatgtgttgctgtattctgttagctaatattctattgaggatttttgcatctgtattcatcaaggatatcggcctgtagttttcttttttagttgtatctttacctggttttggtatcaggatgatgtttgcttcatagaatgagtgtgggagatttgcctctgtttcaatcttttggaataatttgtagacaattggtgtcaattccgctttgaatgtttggtagaattctgctgtgaatccatctggtcctgggcttttctttgttgggagccttctgataacagcatgaatctcttttcttgttattggtctgttcagattttctacatcatcttggctcagttttgttagtttgtttgtgtccagaaatttatccatttcctccagattttcaaacttgttggtgtacagttgtttatagtagtctgtaatgattccttgtatttcaaaggtatcagttgtaatatcaaccttttcatttctaatttttgttatttggatcttctctcttctttttttagttagccatactaatgggttgtcaattttatttatcttttcaaaaaaacacttttggattcattgatcttttgtatcattttctgggtttcaatttcatcaagttctgctctgatcttaatgatttctttctgtctgctaactttggatttggattgttcttgtttttctagttctttaaggtgaagtattaggttgtttacttgccattttttcattcttctgaagtaagcatttaaagtgataaatttcccacttagtactgcttttgcagtatcccacaggttttggtatgatgtaccattattttcattagtttcaataaattttttgatttcctgcttgatttcttcttggacccatatgtcattaagtagaatgctgtttaatttccatgtgtttgtatattttctagaatttcgtttgttattgatttctaattttaatccattgttgtctgaaaaaatacatggaatgattccaatttttttgaatttgttgagacttgatttgtgacctaacatgtgatctgtcctggagaatgatccatgtgctcatgagaagaatgaatattctaatgttgaatggaatgttctgtagatatctgccaagtccaattggtgtagagtgttgtttagatctcatgtttctctgctgattctttgcctagatgatctgtccaatattgacagtggggtgttcaggtcccctgttattatggtattagtgtctatttccttctttaggtctaatagagtttgttttataaatctggctgctctgacattgggtgtgtacatatttatgattgttatgtcttcttgatggatcaatccttttatcattatgtagtggccctcattatctctttttatggtttttagtttaaagtctattttatcagataaaagaatagctactccagctcgtttttcttttctgtttgcatggtaaatcattttccatccttttactcttagacTATgagagtctttataggtgaggtgggtctcttgaaggcagcatatagttgggtcctgctttttgatccagtcagccagtctgtgtcttttgattggagaatttaatccttttacattgagttgttattgaaaagtgttgattcattcctagcattttattgattattgtttggatgtcttaggtgtcttttgttcctttctttctaatttactgtttgttttctgtatttgtcgattgcttgggttgtagatagcctttttgtttgtttgttttctcttcatgaatgccatttttattgtgggttttgatttttcttgggtttttatggcagtggtagttatttttcaggtaccaaacccagtactcccttgagaatttcttgtaagggtggtcgtgtggtagtgaactcctgcagcttttgtttgtctgagaaatatactatttgcccttcattttggaaggatagccttgtggggtagagcattcttggctggcaatctctgtcttttagtattttgaatgtatcatcccattcctttctggcttttagggtttgtgataaaaagtgatgttagtctgattggggctctcttatagatGGTTTGATggttctctcttgcagcttttaagattctctctttgagttttgtcaatttgactataacatgtcatggagaagacctttttgggttgaatacatttgtggttttttgagcttcctgaatctgaagatctgtgactttttctatacctgggaagttttctgccattattttgttgaatatgttttcagtgcaatctcctttttcctccccttctggaatacccatgactcagatatttgagcacttaaggttgtctgatatgtctcttagattttcttcaatgcctttaattcttttttcttttctttctttcttttttttgttttttgtctgcctgtgttatttcaaacagcccatcttcaaggtcagaagttctccctcctacttctgcaagcctgctggttaaactctctgtgttgttttttatttcattgaatgaattattcagttcggcaagctctgctacattctttttcagggcattgatttccttgtatatttcttctttaaggtcctgtatacttttccttgtttcattgtgttgtctagctgagttttcttgtatctcattcagtttccttagaattatcactcgaaattccttgtcagacatttcaagggcttcattttctataggatctagagcttgagagttatgaccctttggtggtgtactttcttcattttccacatttctggtatcttacctttgatgtttagtcattgtggcagggggtttcacagtccactagtttgacactattgtctggctaggatgttgctggggttgccaattttgtatggctaccccaatgtctgctcagttggccactagtgccttgcatgtatagttgcctcaggtcttgggcctctctggggagccacctctctggtcagcatgcactctgCTGTGCTGCTGGATCGCTCAGCATCACTGCTGGGCGTGTGGTATCCATGGAGATTCCACCTCCCCTTCCggatgtctctctgctccatGCACACTGGGCCCGGCTGCTGGGTTGCACGCCGGCACCACAGGGTTTGTGGtgtctgcggagcttctgcctcccccgctggatgtCTCCCGGCTCTGTACTCACTGGGCCGGGCTGGGTATGGAGatgggtggtggcagtgaggcctacctgctgggtcacatggcgGTACAGCAGGGAGTGTGGTCTCTGAGGAGCTtcctcctcccctgctggatatctcccagctctgtgcgcactggtgtgtgtgtatttgtatctgtattttggtttttattctggTTTTGTGTTTGACATTACTTTTGGAAAATCCTCACCCATTATCTCTTCAGATGTCTTTTTCTGCCCTATCATCTTTATCATCTCCTACTGAGATTTCAATTATATAAATGTCCCACAGCTCTTCAAAGgtctattctattttttcacttttttcttcataTCTTAGTTTGTGTAACTAATTTTGATCTCTTTTAAATTTCACtcattcttttcttatctttattgAGCCTACTAATGAGCACACAAAacattcttcctcttctcttttgtttattatttgtagtATTTCCATTAGATTATTTCTTAACCAATTTTTCATCCCTCTGATAAAAATCATTCCTGTAGTTTGCATGTGTTTCAACTTTTCCCCTAAAgcctttaacatattaattatatatattatgtattcaCTGTACAACTGTTTCAATATCTCTGTCATAGCTGCATCTGATTATGTTGATTGCTTTGTCTCTCTTAGCAGTTCATTGTGTTTTCTTGTCTCTTTGTGTGCCTTgtaattttattgttgttgaaaTCCAAATGTCTTATGTAAAATAGTAAAGCTTGAGGTAATTATATGTTGCGCCGGAAAATTGGtccacatttttgttgttttcagtgaTGCCTTTAGAGTGGAGGATTGTGTTAATCTAGTTATAAATTGAACTGGAGTtggattttgttgttgctatAGTTACCATCAGCTAACCTCTTATGAAGAGACTTCACCTACCACTGGCATTGCCATGTGCTTAAAGTGGAGGCTGGTTCACCACAAGACAGTTCTCAATATCTGCTCCACCCTCAGTTTGAAGCCTTTCCTTTGAATCTGAACCTCAGAAAGAATCCCTATGTGTTTG of Cynocephalus volans isolate mCynVol1 chromosome 4, mCynVol1.pri, whole genome shotgun sequence contains these proteins:
- the LOC134376614 gene encoding LOW QUALITY PROTEIN: olfactory receptor 5B12-like (The sequence of the model RefSeq protein was modified relative to this genomic sequence to represent the inferred CDS: inserted 1 base in 1 codon), giving the protein MDMLTNLSCLSPFIILILFSHSYRTAIQFPTENSTGVTEFILVGLTNDPELQIPLFIIFLFIYLITLVGNLGIIGLILLDSRLHTPMYFFLSSLSLVDVGYSSAVTPKVMASFLTGDKIMPYSACATQFFFFVAFITVESFLLASMAYDRYAAVCNPLHYTTTMTAGVCAHLATGSYVSGFLNASIHTGNTFRLTFCRSNVVDHFFCDAPPLLALSCSDTYVSEMVIFLVVGFNDLFSILVILISYLYLSXILRMHSRDGHQKAFSTCASHLTTVSIFYGTGIFMYLQPSSSHSVGTDKVASVFYAIVIPRLNPLVYSLRNKEVKSAFKKTVGKARSSIRFIF